One part of the Macaca mulatta isolate MMU2019108-1 chromosome 6, T2T-MMU8v2.0, whole genome shotgun sequence genome encodes these proteins:
- the RNF14 gene encoding E3 ubiquitin-protein ligase RNF14 isoform X2, with amino-acid sequence MQFLKEETLAYLNIVSPFELKIGSQKKVQRRTAQASPNTELDFGGAAGSDVDQEEIVDERAVQDVESLSNLIQEILDFDQAQQIKCFNSKLFLCNICFCEKLGSECMYFLECRHVYCKACLKDYFEIQIRDGQVQCLNCPEPKCPSVATPGQVKELVEAELFARYDRLLLQSTLDLMADVVYCPRPCCQLPVMQEPGCTMGICSSCNFAFCTLCRLTYHGVSPCKVTAEKLMDLRNEYLQADEANKRLLDQRYGKRVIQKALEEMESKEWLEKNSKSCPCCGTPIEKLDGCNKMTCTGCKQYFCWICMGSLSRANPYKHFNDPASPCFNRLFYAVDVDDDIWEDEVED; translated from the exons ATGCAATTTCTTAAGGAAGAGACCCTAGCATACTTGAATATTGTCTCTCCTTTTGAGCTCAAGATTGGTTCTCAGAAAAAAGTGCAGAGAAGGACAGCTCAAGCCTCTCCCAACACAGAGCTAGATTTTGGAGGAGCTGCTGGATCTGATGTAGACCAAGAGGAAATTGTGGATGAGAGAGCTGTGCAGGATGTGGAATCATTGTCAAATCTGATCCAGGAAATCTTGGACTTTGATCAAGCTCAGCAGATAAAATGCTTTAATAGTAAATTGTTCCTGTGCAATATCTGTTTCTGTGAGAAGCTGGGTAGTGAATGCATGTACTTCTTGGAGTGCAGGCATGTGTACTGCAAAGCCTGTCTGAAGGACTACTTTGAAATCCAGATCAGAGATGGCCAGGTTCAATGCCTCAACTGTCCAGAACCAAAGTGCCCTTCGGTGGCCACTCCTGGTCAG GTCAAAGAGCTAGTGGAAGCAGAGTTATTTGCCCGTTATGACCGCCTTCTCCTCCAGTCCACCTTGGACCTGATGGCAGATGTAGTGTACTGCCCCCGGCCATGCTGCCAGCTGCCTGTGATGCAGGAGCCTGGCTGCACCATGGGTATCTGCTCCAGCTGCAATTTTGCCTTCTGTACTTTGTGCAGGTTGACCTACCATGGGGTCTCTCCATGTAAGGTGACTGCAG AGAAATTAATGGACTTACGAAATGAATACCTGCAAGCAGATGAGGCTAATAAAAGACTTTTGGATCAAAGGTATGGTAAGAGAGTGATTCAGAAGGCACTGGAAGAGATGGAAAGTAAGGAGTGGCTAGAGAAGAACTCAAAGAGCTGCCCATGTTGTGGAACTCCCATAGAG AAATTAGATGGATGTAACAAGATGACATGTACTGGCTGTAAGCAATATTTCTGTTGGATTTGCATGGGTTCTCTCTCTAGAGCAAACCCTTACAAACATTTCAATGACCCTGCTTCACCATGTTTTAACCG GCTGTTTTATGCTGTGGATGTTGACGACGATATTTGGGAAGATGAGGTTGAAGACTAA